DNA sequence from the Candidatus Binataceae bacterium genome:
GCGGCTTCATCCTCGGGACTCTTCGGATGCGTATGCAGGTAACCGTGATGCCCAATCTCGTGACCCCCGGCGACGATCTGCTCGACGACCGCCGGATAAGTCTCAGCACTGTGCCCCGGCACGAACCAGGTCGAAGGCAGACGCCGCTCGCCAAGCAGCTTCAAAATCCGTTCAGCGCCAACACGCCCAAACTCGCCCCGCGAGATCGCGCTCAACGAAGAAGCCCGAAATCCGCCGAGCCAAAGCGAGATCGCATCGAAATCAAAAGTAAGACAAACCGCGATTTTAGAATCCATCGTTACCACCTCGCCCGAGTGTGCTGAGGTCTCTGGAATCCCACTCCCGTTAAGTCACGGGAGTGGGGACCAGACGCGCGCGAGCGCGCGCCAGGCAGGTGAGGGTGCAGGGTCACTCGTACTCAGAGTCGCTGACGTAGCGATACACGCAGAACCCTCACCTGCCGAGCGCGCTGAGGCGCGCTCGACCTCCTCTCCCGTAACATAACGGGAGAGGGATTCCAGAGCGGCGCGTCGCGTAGCGACCAGTGAAAAAACGCCGCCGGCTGAGGGTCGCCCGGGAATCGTAGTGGCCCCCATTAGCGTCAACTTCGTGTCAATCGTACTTGGCCTTCCTCTGAATCCCTCTGCTGTTCCTAGGTGCATGTGCGGGAGACATGGGTAACAGGTGTGCGAGGACATAGGTAACACTGAAGCGGCATGCTGAACCTCGAAGAGGAGGTGAGCAGGATGCCGTCGCGGGAGGTTACCCGAGTGAGGATGCGTGAGGAGTTTGTGAAGATGGCGACAGGTGCTGCGCGTTCACAAACAGTTATGCCGGTGCGGCGAATCTCATGCCTTCATGCCCAGCGCCGCCCAGGTGCGATGCAGCACTGCCATCGGCTCGTCGGGCCAGCGCTCTTTCAGGATTCTTGCCAGCTCCGCGTCGAACTCCGCAACCTTGGCGGGCGCCATGCTCGCGCCGACTCCAGCGCTCGCGCGAATCCGGCCGCGCCACGCCTCGTGCGTGTAGGGCGCATCCAGATCAAATGAAAACGTCTCCAGGTTCCTGAAGCCCGCGACCGCCAGATCCTTCAGCCACCACGGATGCACGCCCATGCCGCCGCCGAGCGTCCAGCTCGGATTGAATTTCTCGATCAGCTTCTCGGTTGCATCGATCATATTGCCCGGCAGCGGAATCCAGTCGAAATGCGCGATGACGATCGCGCCGCCTGGCGCCAGCACGCGCATCGCCTCGGCCGCCGCCTTGGGCCGATCGAACCAATGCCAGCATTGACCGGCAGTTATCAGGTCGCAGCTCCCGGTCTCGAGCCCCGTCTCTTCGGCGGTCGCCTCGATATATTCAACGATGACGCCCGCCTCGCGATCGAGCCGCGCCGCTTCTTC
Encoded proteins:
- a CDS encoding polysaccharide deacetylase family protein, translated to MDSKIAVCLTFDFDAISLWLGGFRASSLSAISRGEFGRVGAERILKLLGERRLPSTWFVPGHSAETYPAVVEQIVAGGHEIGHHGYLHTHPKSPEDEAA
- a CDS encoding class I SAM-dependent methyltransferase — translated: MAERGFEPKIKAVNEMGKVVDFGKTAGDYGKHRAGFPPEFFERLELRGLIARGRSALDLGTGTGTIARGLALGGMKVTGLDRSTAMMEEAARLDREAGVIVEYIEATAEETGLETGSCDLITAGQCWHWFDRPKAAAEAMRVLAPGGAIVIAHFDWIPLPGNMIDATEKLIEKFNPSWTLGGGMGVHPWWLKDLAVAGFRNLETFSFDLDAPYTHEAWRGRIRASAGVGASMAPAKVAEFDAELARILKERWPDEPMAVLHRTWAALGMKA